One window of Ziziphus jujuba cultivar Dongzao chromosome 5, ASM3175591v1 genomic DNA carries:
- the LOC107422815 gene encoding LOW QUALITY PROTEIN: V-type proton ATPase subunit B 2 (The sequence of the model RefSeq protein was modified relative to this genomic sequence to represent the inferred CDS: inserted 1 base in 1 codon; substituted 1 base at 1 genomic stop codon), whose amino-acid sequence MCVGSTSKPSGNLKMVVDKNSLLMEEEGALEVGMEYRTVSGVAGPLVILDKVKGPKYQEIVNIQLGDGTVRRGQVLEVDGEKAVVQVFEGTSGIDNKFTTVQFTGEVLKTPVSLDMLGRVFNGSGKPIDNGPPILPEAXLDISGSSINPSERTYPQEMIQTGISTIDVMNSIARGQKIPLFSAAGLPHNEIAAQICSQAGLVKRLEKSATHNQDEVEDNFAIVFAAMAVNMETAQIFKRDFEXNGSMERVTLFLNLANDPTIERIITPRIALTTAEYLAYECGKHVLVMLTDMSSYADALREVSAAREEVPGRRGYPGYMYTDLATIDERAGRIEGRKGSITQIPILTMTNDDITHPTPDLTGYITEGQIYIDRQLHNRQIYPPINVLPSLSRLMKSAIREGITRREHADVSNQLYANYAIGMDVQAMKAVVGEEALSSEDLLYLEFLEKFERKFVTQGAYDTRNIFQSLDLAWTLLRIFPRELLHRIPAKTLDQYYSREATN is encoded by the exons ATGTGTGTAGGAAGTACCAGTAAGCCAAGTG GAAACTTGAAGATGGTAGTGGACAAAAATAGTTTACTCATGGAGGAGGAGGGAGCTCTGGAGGTCGGAATGG aATATAGAACTGTCTCTGGCGTTGCTGGGCCACTGGTTATTCTTGATAAAGTGAAG GGACCCAAATATCAGGAGATTGTCAATATTCAGCTGGGAGATGGAACGGTGCGGCGTGGGCAAGTTTTAGAAGTTGATGGCGAGAAAGCTGTTGTGCAG GTTTTTGAAGGAACATCAGGAATTGACAACAAATTTACCACCGTGCAATTCACCGGGGAG GTTTTAAAGACACCAGTTTCATTAGATATGCTTGGGCGCGTATTTAATGGCTCAGGGAAACCCATTGACAATGGCCCTCCAATTCTTCCTGAAGCATAGCTGGATATTTCAGGAAGCTCAATCAATCCGAGTGAAAGAACTTATCCTCAGGAGATGATACAAACTGGGATTTCTACAATTGATGTTATGAACTCCATTGCTCGCGGACAGAAGATTCCTCTTTTCTCTGCTGCTGGTCTTCCTCACAATGAAATAGCTGCTCAGATTTGTAGCCAGGCCGGTCTAGTAAAACGGCTGGAAAAGTCTGCAACTCATAATCAG GATGAGGTAGAGGACAATTTCGCCATTGTGTTTGCGGCTATGGCTGTAAACATGGAGACAGCCCAAATTTTCAAGCGTGATTTCG GAAATGGATCAATGGAGCGAGTGACTCTTTTCCTAAATCT GGCCAATGACCCTACCATCGAACGCATTATCACTCCTCGAATTGCCCTCACAACTGCAGAATATTTGGCTTATGAATGTGGGAAACATGTTCTGGTTATGCTTACTGATATGAGTTCTTATGCAGATGCTCTTCGTGAG GTTTCTGCTGCTAGAGAGGAAGTGCCTGGAAGGCGTGGGTACCCCGGGTATATGTATACCGATCTGGCAACAATAGATGAGCGAGCAGGACGTATTGAAGGACGAAAGGGCTCTATCACTCAGATTCCTATTCTTACTATGACTAATGATG ATATTACACATCCCACCCCAGATCTTACCGGTTATATCACTGAGGGGCAGATATACATTGATAGGCAACTCCACAATCGACAA ATATACCCTCCAATTAATGTTCTCCCATCACTTTCACGATTGATGAAG AGTGCTATAAGGGAAGGTATAACTCGTCGAGAACATGCCGATGTGTCAAACCAG CTGTATGCAAACTACGCAATAGGGATGGATGTCCAGGCAATGAAAGCTGTGGTTGGAGAAGAAGCCCTTTCTTCTGAGGATCTG CTGTATCTAGAGTTCCTGGAGAAATTTGAGCGGAAGTTTGTGACGCAGGGAGCGTATGACACCCGCAACATCTTCCAGTCACTTGACTTGGCATGGACGTTGCTCCGAATCTTCCCCCGTGAGCTTCTACACCGTATACCCGCAAAGACGCTGGACCAGTACTACAGTCGTGAAGCTAcaaattga
- the LOC107422320 gene encoding E3 ubiquitin-protein ligase ATL23 — translation MTAVFIVYVCLLWYTTNNNRSEFQSPVKPVTEKGLSASELEKLPKITGKELVMATECAVCLDEIEGEQPARLVPGCNHGFHLECADAWLSKHSVCPVCRAKLDPQFLNASENENPC, via the coding sequence ATGACAGCTGTGTTCATAGTCTATGTTTGTCTCCTATGGTACACCACAAATAATAACCGGAGCGAATTCCAATCGCCGGTGAAGCCGGTTACGGAGAAAGGGTTGTCGGCCTCGGAGCTTGAGAAATTGCCGAAAATCACCGGGAAAGAGCTCGTGATGGCGACTGAGTGTGCGGTCTGTCTGGACGAGATCGAGGGGGAGCAACCTGCTCGGCTGGTTCCTGGTTGCAATCACGGCTTCCATCTGGAATGTGCTGATGCCTGGCTTTCTAAGCATTCGGTTTGTCCGGTGTGTAGGGCCAAGCTTGATCCTCAGTTTCTAAATGCCTCTGAAAATGAAAATCCATGCtaa
- the LOC107422810 gene encoding calcium-dependent protein kinase 29 isoform X2, with product MGHCFSKWSREIPISSSSDSSPHRFRDSNQRTQEPFNPTPSRPRPPGLPESFSKIPESEIGPILRKPYVDLSSIYTLDKELGRGQFGITYLCTEKATGRQYACKSIARRKLVTNKDVEDVRREIHILQHLTGQPNIVEFRGAYEDRHSVHLVMELCSGGELFDRIIAKGSYSELEAATICRQIVNVVHACHFMGVMHRDLKPENFLHVSKDPDSPLKATDFGLSVFIEQGKVYKDVVGSAYYVAPEVLKRNYGKEIDVWSAGVILYILLSGVPPFWAETEKGIFEAILEGKLDLQSPPWPSISASAKDLVKKMLTMNPQKRITAADALQHQWLKEDGEASDKPIDSAVLIRMKQFRAMNKLKKLALKVIAENLSSEEIQGLKQMFNNMDTDGSGTITLEELKTGLSRLGSKLTESEIKQLMDAADVDKSGTIDYIEFITATMHRHRLEKEENLYKAFQFFDKDGSGFITRDELRQAMSDYGMGDEETIDEIINDVDTDKDGRINYQEFVDMMRRGT from the exons ATGGGACACTGTTTCTCCAAATGGTCCAGAGAAATCCCAATCTCATCCTCCTCTGATTCATCACCTCATCGGTTCCGAGATTCAAACCAGAGAACCCAAGAGCCGTTCAACCCAACCCCATCAAGACCAAGACCACCAGGGCTTCCTGAGTCATTTTCTAAGATTCCAGAGTCTGAGATTGGACCCATTTTGCGCAAACCGTATGTCGACCTGTCCTCTATTTACACCCTCGATAAAGAACTGGGAAGGGGCCAGTTTGGGATCACCTATCTTTGTACCGAGAAGGCGACGGGTAGACAGTACGCGTGCAAGTCTATCGCCAGAAGGAAGCTTGTGACGAACAAGGACGTTGAGGATGTCAGGAGGGAAATTCACATACTCCAGCACCTCACTGGGCAGCCGAATATTGTTGAATTCAGGGGCGCTTATGAGGACCGCCACAGTGTGCATCTGGTGATGGAGTTGTGCTCGGGAGGCGAGCTTTTCGATCGGATTATTGCCAAAGGGAGCTATTCCGAGCTCGAAGCTGCTACCATTTGCAGGCAGATTGTGAACGTGGTTCATGCTTGTCATTTTATGGGGGTGATGCATAGAGACTTGAAGCCTGAGAATTTCTTGCACGTCAGTAAGGACCCGGATTCCCCTCTAAAGGCCACCGATTTTGGACTCTCTGTCTTCATCGAGCAAG GGAAAGTGTACAAGGACGTTGTTGGAAGCGCATATTATGTGGCCCCAGAAGTCTTGAAGCGTAATTATGGGAAGGAGATAGATGTATGGAGTGCGGGAGTCATTTTATACATACTTCTTAGCGGTGTGCCTCCATTTTGGGCTG AGACCGAGAAAGGGATATTTGAAGCAATTTTAGAAGGCAAACTTGACTTGCAAAGCCCACCATGGCCCTCTATATCAGCTTCTGCAAAGGATCTTGTCAAGAAAATGTTGACGATGAACCCTCAGAAAAGGATTACTGCAGCTGACGCCCTTC AACACCAATGGTTGAAGGAAGATGGTGAAGCATCTGACAAACCTATTGACAGTGCTGTTCTAATTAGGATGAAGCAGTTCAGGGCAATGAACAAACTGAAGAAACTTGCTCTAAAG GTAATAGCAGAAAACCTGTCATCAGAAGAAATCCAGGGCTTGAAACAAATGTTCAATAACATGGACACAGATGGAAGCGGTACAATCACATTGGAAGAACTCAAAACGGGATTATCCAGGCTCGGATCCAAACTTACTGAATCAGAGATAAAGCAGCTGATGGATGCT GCCGATGTGGATAAGAGTGGGACCATTGATTACATAGAATTCATTACGGCTACAATGCATCGGCACAGGCTTGAGAAGGAAGAAAACTTGTATAAGGCTTTCCAATTTTTCGACAAAGATGGCAGTGG GTTTATCACAAGAGATGAGCTAAGACAAGCTATGTCTGACTATGGTATGGGGGATGAGGAAACTATAGATGAAATCATTAATGATGTCGATACTGATAAG GATGGTAGAATCAATTACCAAGAGTTCGTAGACATGATGAGAAGGGGAACATAA
- the LOC107422810 gene encoding calcium-dependent protein kinase 29 isoform X1, with amino-acid sequence MGHCFSKWSREIPISSSSDSSPHRFRDSNQRTQEPFNPTPSRPRPPGLPESFSKIPESEIGPILRKPYVDLSSIYTLDKELGRGQFGITYLCTEKATGRQYACKSIARRKLVTNKDVEDVRREIHILQHLTGQPNIVEFRGAYEDRHSVHLVMELCSGGELFDRIIAKGSYSELEAATICRQIVNVVHACHFMGVMHRDLKPENFLHVSKDPDSPLKATDFGLSVFIEQVNILPGKVYKDVVGSAYYVAPEVLKRNYGKEIDVWSAGVILYILLSGVPPFWAETEKGIFEAILEGKLDLQSPPWPSISASAKDLVKKMLTMNPQKRITAADALQHQWLKEDGEASDKPIDSAVLIRMKQFRAMNKLKKLALKVIAENLSSEEIQGLKQMFNNMDTDGSGTITLEELKTGLSRLGSKLTESEIKQLMDAADVDKSGTIDYIEFITATMHRHRLEKEENLYKAFQFFDKDGSGFITRDELRQAMSDYGMGDEETIDEIINDVDTDKDGRINYQEFVDMMRRGT; translated from the exons ATGGGACACTGTTTCTCCAAATGGTCCAGAGAAATCCCAATCTCATCCTCCTCTGATTCATCACCTCATCGGTTCCGAGATTCAAACCAGAGAACCCAAGAGCCGTTCAACCCAACCCCATCAAGACCAAGACCACCAGGGCTTCCTGAGTCATTTTCTAAGATTCCAGAGTCTGAGATTGGACCCATTTTGCGCAAACCGTATGTCGACCTGTCCTCTATTTACACCCTCGATAAAGAACTGGGAAGGGGCCAGTTTGGGATCACCTATCTTTGTACCGAGAAGGCGACGGGTAGACAGTACGCGTGCAAGTCTATCGCCAGAAGGAAGCTTGTGACGAACAAGGACGTTGAGGATGTCAGGAGGGAAATTCACATACTCCAGCACCTCACTGGGCAGCCGAATATTGTTGAATTCAGGGGCGCTTATGAGGACCGCCACAGTGTGCATCTGGTGATGGAGTTGTGCTCGGGAGGCGAGCTTTTCGATCGGATTATTGCCAAAGGGAGCTATTCCGAGCTCGAAGCTGCTACCATTTGCAGGCAGATTGTGAACGTGGTTCATGCTTGTCATTTTATGGGGGTGATGCATAGAGACTTGAAGCCTGAGAATTTCTTGCACGTCAGTAAGGACCCGGATTCCCCTCTAAAGGCCACCGATTTTGGACTCTCTGTCTTCATCGAGCAAG TTAACATTTTACCAGGGAAAGTGTACAAGGACGTTGTTGGAAGCGCATATTATGTGGCCCCAGAAGTCTTGAAGCGTAATTATGGGAAGGAGATAGATGTATGGAGTGCGGGAGTCATTTTATACATACTTCTTAGCGGTGTGCCTCCATTTTGGGCTG AGACCGAGAAAGGGATATTTGAAGCAATTTTAGAAGGCAAACTTGACTTGCAAAGCCCACCATGGCCCTCTATATCAGCTTCTGCAAAGGATCTTGTCAAGAAAATGTTGACGATGAACCCTCAGAAAAGGATTACTGCAGCTGACGCCCTTC AACACCAATGGTTGAAGGAAGATGGTGAAGCATCTGACAAACCTATTGACAGTGCTGTTCTAATTAGGATGAAGCAGTTCAGGGCAATGAACAAACTGAAGAAACTTGCTCTAAAG GTAATAGCAGAAAACCTGTCATCAGAAGAAATCCAGGGCTTGAAACAAATGTTCAATAACATGGACACAGATGGAAGCGGTACAATCACATTGGAAGAACTCAAAACGGGATTATCCAGGCTCGGATCCAAACTTACTGAATCAGAGATAAAGCAGCTGATGGATGCT GCCGATGTGGATAAGAGTGGGACCATTGATTACATAGAATTCATTACGGCTACAATGCATCGGCACAGGCTTGAGAAGGAAGAAAACTTGTATAAGGCTTTCCAATTTTTCGACAAAGATGGCAGTGG GTTTATCACAAGAGATGAGCTAAGACAAGCTATGTCTGACTATGGTATGGGGGATGAGGAAACTATAGATGAAATCATTAATGATGTCGATACTGATAAG GATGGTAGAATCAATTACCAAGAGTTCGTAGACATGATGAGAAGGGGAACATAA
- the LOC107422866 gene encoding uncharacterized protein LOC107422866, translating into MMQRTKNSPLILQSALLFLLLFILVSKSNVCAQALPPAKLDGFVYGRHRVNWDAILIEAFVDPVCPDSRDAWPPLKQALEHYGSRVALVVHLLPLPYHDYAFASSRAIHIVNNLNSSATFEILEWFFKHQEKFYNAQTLNLSKASVIDEIVKSVAEVVGKSYYGAVRSGFNDRNTDLKTRVSFKYSALRGVYGTPTFFLNGFVLPDAGSALDFADWKTIIDPLIGRKGPKREDNVHFFL; encoded by the exons ATGATGCAGAGAACGAAGAACTCGCCTCTGATTTTGCAATCagctttgttgtttttgttgttgttcatcCTTGTTTCCAAATCCAATGTTTGTGCGCAGGCGCTTCCACCTGCAAAACTTGATGGGTTCGTGTACGGAAGACACCGAGTCAACTGGGATGCGATTCTGATCGAAGCGTTCGTCGACCCAGTTTGCCCTGATAGCAGGGACGCATGGCCACCTCTCAAACAAGCTCTAGAGCACTATGGCTCTCGTGTTGCTCTTGTCGTTCACCTATTGCCTTTACC TTACCATGACTATGCTTTCGCTTCTTCACGTGCTATACACATCGTGAACAATCTTAATAGTTCAGCTACATTCGAAATATTGGAGTGGTTCTTCAAGCATCAG GAGAAGTTTTACAATGCTCAAACTCTCAACTTGTCTAAGGCCTCTGTTATCGATGAAATTGTGAAATCTGTAGCTGAAGTAGTTGGTAAATCCTATTATGGTGCTGTGCGATCTGGCTTCAATGATCGGAATACCGATCTCAAAACAAGGGTTTCCTTCAAG TACAGTGCTTTGAGAGGGGTGTATGGTACACCAACTTTCTTCCTTAATGGATTTGTATTGCCTGATGCTGGCTCTGCATTAGATTTTGCTGACTGGAAAACCATCATTGATCCACTGATTGGTAGAAAGGGTCCCAAAAGGGAGGACAACGTGCATTTTTTCTTATGA
- the LOC107422751 gene encoding probable nucleoredoxin 2, translating to MREEAKDMSFQNDNQTLLNGDATKVSSSIFSSLLASNDRDYLLSSTSNQVRISALDGKIVGLYFAANWYRPCREFTQVLVDVYEQLKNSGCVFEIVYVSSDEDSDAFNAYLACMPWLAIPFSDLETKKALNRKFDVEGIPCLVILHPNDTKDEATLHDGVELVYRYGAQAFPFTKQRLEELEKEEKERHDNQNLIDLLTNHDRDYLLGHPRPEHVPVASLIGKTIGLFFSGQWCVPCVKFIPKLISSYHKIKQMVADNQGEDFEVVFVSSDRDQASFDSYFNTMPWLALPFGDPNIKNLAKHFDVKAIPCLVILGPDGKTVTRHGRNLINLYQENAYPFTDAKLELLEKQMDEAAKDLPRSVSHAGHRHELNLVSEGNGGGPFICCDCDEQGTAWVYQCLECGYEVHPKCVRVAAVDR from the exons ATGAGAGAGGAGGCTAAAGATATGAGCTTTCAGAATGATAATCAAACTCTACTGAACGGTGACGCCACGAAAGTCTCTAGCTCTATATTTTCATCTCTCTTGGCCTCTAATGATCGTGATTATCTTCTTTCTTCCACTAGCAAccag GTGAGGATTTCTGCTCTTGATGGGAAGATAGTTGGGCTCTACTTCGCAGCCAACTGGTATCGGCCATGCCGGGAATTCACCCAAGTTCTGGTGGATGTTTATGAGCAGCTGAAGAACAGTGGGTGCGTTTTTGAGATAGTGTATGTATCGTCGGATGAAGACTCTGATGCCTTTAACGCCTACCTTGCGTGCATGCCATGGCTTGCAATTCCATTTTCTGATTTGGAGACCAAGAAAGCCTTAAACCGAAAGTTCGATGTAGAAGGTATTCCTTGCTTAGTTATTTTACATCCTAATGATACCAAGGACGAGGCAACCTTGCATGATGGGGTTGAACTTGTTTATCGCTACGGGGCGCAAGCCTTCCCTTTTACTAAACAAAGGTTGGAGGAAttggagaaagaagaaaaagagaggcaTGACAACCAGAACTTGATCGATTTACTAACAAACCATGATAGAGACTATCTTTTGGGTCATCCAAGGCCTGAACAT GTACCGGTTGCTTCCTTAATAGGTAAAACAATTGGGCTGTTCTTCTCAGGACAATGGTGTGTCCCATGCGTTAAGTTCATCCCCAAGCTTATATCCAGCTACCACAAGATTAAGCAAATGGTAGCTGATAATCAAGGCGAGGATTTTGAGGTTGTATTTGTATCCAGTGACCGTGACCAAGCATCTTTTGATTCCTACTTCAACACTATGCCGTGGCTTGCACTGCCTTTTGGAGACCCAAACATCAAAAACCTTGCCAAGCATTTTGATGTCAAAGCTATACCTTGTTTGGTAATTTTAGGACCTGACGGGAAAACCGTAACCAGACACGGTAGAAATCTGATAAACTTGTACCAAGAAAATGCGTACCCGTTCACTGACGCCAAATTGGAGTTATTAGAGAAGCAAATGGATGAAGCGGCCAAGGACCTGCCTCGATCTGTATCCCATGCTGGGCATCGACACGAACTGAATTTGGTCTCGGAGGGCAATGGTGGAGGACCCTTTATATGCTGCGATTGTGATGAACAAGGAACGGCTTGGGTTTATCAGTGCCTTGAATGCGGATACGAGGTGCATCCCAAATGTGTGAGAGTTGCCGCAGTGGATCGGTAG